From Paenibacillus physcomitrellae, the proteins below share one genomic window:
- a CDS encoding autoinducer 2 ABC transporter substrate-binding protein, with translation MRKMALAVLSGVLALSLAACGNTGGSGGNAQAGANGQETSGGGSRTYFINPKSIGPAYWAAAQKGADQAAKDLNVKVVYNAPTEADSSKQINMIQDMLTRKVDGIGVSPNDAKAVGPVFKKAAGQNVKIVTWDSDAPDTDRQYYVAPDTDEAVGELLAKTIGEEIGGKGQVAFMVAGLGSQNQIAKSDAAKAYFAANYPDIELVTTVSSDDDQQKAYANAQNLIKTYPDLRGIIGFAGGEPPAAAEVVEQAVKAGTLKQGQVAITGIAVPSVVKNYIKNGTIKTDIIWDPGKLAYTTVYVLDQLAQGKEITDGMDIPNVGTVKVDGSNVFIGTLEVTSDNVDSFDF, from the coding sequence ATGAGAAAAATGGCATTAGCGGTATTGTCAGGGGTATTGGCGTTAAGTTTGGCGGCATGCGGAAATACAGGCGGCAGCGGCGGAAACGCCCAGGCCGGAGCTAACGGTCAAGAAACCTCGGGCGGGGGATCTAGAACTTATTTCATTAATCCGAAATCCATTGGACCGGCCTATTGGGCCGCCGCCCAAAAAGGAGCCGATCAAGCGGCAAAGGACCTGAACGTTAAAGTGGTCTATAACGCGCCTACCGAAGCGGATTCTTCGAAACAAATCAACATGATTCAAGATATGCTGACGCGCAAGGTGGACGGGATCGGAGTATCCCCTAACGACGCCAAAGCGGTAGGACCTGTGTTCAAGAAGGCAGCCGGACAAAACGTCAAGATTGTAACCTGGGACAGCGATGCTCCGGATACAGACCGTCAATATTACGTGGCCCCCGATACGGATGAAGCGGTCGGCGAGCTGCTGGCCAAAACGATCGGCGAAGAGATCGGCGGCAAAGGGCAGGTTGCCTTTATGGTAGCCGGACTCGGCTCGCAGAACCAAATCGCCAAATCAGACGCAGCCAAAGCTTATTTTGCCGCCAACTATCCGGATATTGAGCTGGTAACGACCGTGTCGAGCGACGATGACCAACAGAAAGCATATGCGAATGCACAAAACCTGATCAAAACCTATCCGGATCTAAGAGGCATCATCGGCTTTGCCGGCGGAGAGCCGCCAGCGGCTGCTGAAGTGGTGGAGCAGGCCGTCAAAGCCGGAACGCTGAAGCAGGGACAGGTTGCGATTACGGGCATTGCGGTTCCGAGTGTTGTGAAGAACTATATCAAAAACGGCACGATCAAAACGGACATTATTTGGGATCCGGGCAAGCTGGCGTACACCACGGTATATGTTCTGGACCAATTGGCGCAGGGCAAAGAGATCACTGACGGCATGGATATTCCGAATGTCGGCACAGTCAAGGTAGACGGCAGCAACGTATTTATCGGTACGCTGGAAGTAACGAGCGATAACGTGGACAGTTTTGATTTCTAA